One region of Prosthecobacter fusiformis genomic DNA includes:
- a CDS encoding ATP-binding cassette domain-containing protein, producing the protein MLELISVSHIFTRPSQEALKALDHVSFSVPTGHLLAVIGATGSGKSTLIHLLAGLQRPGGGTVHFRGQDITQSPLHPNDIGYVPASDDVLSNVLTVRENVMSALMLRVAGQTKDEQVDRASHLLVGVGLENVASQRVGTLSPTQKRRLKLALALVSDPALVICDEFTDGLDAKSQSEMAALLKFITTDHPARVVIHATQTAANLAAYDTVVILHEGHVCFHGPSRAVTHYFSIQAIEELYPRLAKRPASRWGESWMRHRDSYYDAFKLGVTGESLSAKEDGDPAADSQHITLPANEKPESSEAKKETSLPPAAPPLPTLTAQAKHLIQRRWTILRRTQREWTSQLLLMVLAPLVASMLMLPNDHFLSEVTSGDSSPSVLWPAAYTCAMGWLILIMLVLIFGVRSGAREIAGERALYRREQAGGLRPLAYLLGKLGYVLPFVLLQTFLLGLVVEILTGGLPGFAFARLILLSLTAISFSSLCLAISAHSRTAERAHSQAWALAFANLFLSGALLGFPRVLGGILHPFITAYYGWSGGMETLRDTPLYEPLTQYVRTWFASPTLAIAALLVHFGLGVLITLSGLRKSS; encoded by the coding sequence ATGCTCGAACTCATCAGCGTCTCTCACATCTTCACCCGGCCCTCGCAGGAAGCCCTGAAGGCCCTTGATCATGTGAGCTTCAGCGTTCCCACCGGTCACCTGCTCGCCGTCATCGGTGCCACAGGCAGTGGGAAAAGCACCCTCATCCACCTTCTGGCCGGTCTCCAGCGTCCAGGCGGCGGCACCGTACACTTCCGGGGGCAGGACATCACCCAGTCCCCCCTCCATCCCAATGATATCGGCTACGTCCCCGCCTCGGACGATGTCCTTTCCAATGTCCTCACGGTCCGGGAAAACGTCATGAGTGCTCTCATGCTTCGTGTCGCAGGGCAGACCAAGGATGAACAGGTGGATCGCGCCTCTCATCTCCTCGTCGGCGTCGGCCTGGAAAACGTCGCCAGCCAGCGCGTCGGCACCCTCAGCCCCACCCAAAAGCGCCGTCTCAAGCTCGCCCTCGCTCTCGTCAGCGATCCCGCTCTCGTCATTTGTGATGAGTTTACCGACGGCCTTGATGCCAAATCGCAGAGCGAAATGGCCGCACTCCTTAAATTCATCACTACAGATCACCCCGCACGCGTCGTCATCCACGCCACCCAGACCGCTGCCAATCTGGCTGCTTACGACACCGTCGTCATACTTCATGAAGGCCACGTCTGCTTCCATGGCCCCTCACGTGCCGTGACCCATTATTTCAGCATCCAGGCTATCGAAGAGCTTTATCCACGCCTCGCGAAACGGCCCGCTTCCCGCTGGGGGGAGTCCTGGATGCGCCATCGCGATTCCTATTACGATGCCTTCAAACTCGGCGTCACCGGCGAATCTCTCAGCGCCAAGGAAGACGGCGATCCCGCTGCCGATAGCCAGCACATCACCCTCCCCGCCAACGAAAAACCCGAAAGCAGCGAGGCGAAAAAAGAGACCTCCCTGCCACCCGCAGCCCCGCCGCTCCCCACTCTTACCGCCCAGGCGAAGCACCTCATCCAGCGCCGCTGGACCATCCTTCGTCGCACCCAGCGGGAGTGGACCTCTCAGCTCCTTCTCATGGTTCTGGCCCCCCTGGTCGCCTCCATGCTCATGCTGCCGAATGACCATTTTCTGAGTGAGGTCACCTCCGGCGATAGCTCTCCATCCGTCCTTTGGCCCGCTGCTTATACCTGCGCCATGGGCTGGCTCATTCTCATCATGCTCGTTCTTATCTTCGGCGTTCGCAGCGGCGCTCGTGAGATCGCTGGAGAGCGCGCGCTATATCGTCGTGAGCAGGCCGGTGGCCTCCGCCCCCTGGCTTACCTTCTGGGGAAACTTGGCTACGTCCTGCCTTTCGTTCTTTTGCAAACCTTCCTGTTAGGCCTGGTGGTGGAAATCCTCACGGGGGGGCTCCCCGGCTTCGCCTTTGCCCGGCTCATCCTGCTATCCCTCACCGCCATTTCTTTTAGCAGCCTTTGCCTTGCCATCTCCGCCCATAGCCGCACAGCGGAGCGTGCCCACAGCCAGGCCTGGGCCCTCGCCTTTGCCAATCTTTTCCTCAGTGGTGCCCTCCTGGGGTTCCCTCGCGTGCTCGGCGGCATCCTGCACCCCTTTATCACCGCTTACTATGGCTGGTCCGGCGGCATGGAGACCCTCAGGGACACCCCGCTCTATGAGCCACTCACCCAATACGTCCGCACTTGGTTCGCTAGTCCCACCCTGGCTATCGCCGCACTCCTCGTTCACTTCGGACTCGGTGTACTCATCACCCTTAGCGGTTTGCGGAAGAGTTCTTGA